The Chaetodon trifascialis isolate fChaTrf1 chromosome 16, fChaTrf1.hap1, whole genome shotgun sequence genome includes a region encoding these proteins:
- the pcf11 gene encoding pre-mRNA cleavage complex 2 protein Pcf11 isoform X1, whose amino-acid sequence MDCLLINGCGIDKADVGVPRSLSSKMDDKAAREDACREYQSSLEDLTYNSKPHINMLTILAEENLNFAKDIVAIIEAQITKAPSAEKLPVLYLVDSIVKNVGGEYLAVFAKNLITSFICVFEKVDENTRKSLFKLRSTWDDVFPLKKLYALDVRVNSVDPAWPIKPLPPTVNASIHVNPKFLKQSEEASSPQPVPAPTPPPPPPPAAVAAPPPAAAPTPTPTPTPQPVPAANQYSLTQEQLIRQQLLAKQKQLLELQQKKIELELEQTKAQLAGAFVLPTSTPVSTSASPSTAPKPVSQTAPVVRPWIPPQAPQTDTKPSTRDPRLNRTGPPAASHPKEQAAGKKADTTTTGSPALTPEKPTRSDKARTLRKEVIEEKPKSKSPSPMAKSVQSKKQMEAEIQKSADGTKKDPRLRKRTQDKSGEAKDDELKEKKRCTDKKEREEAARGDPQRFTKGKLVNGSVTKHDHVESTEKGEFKSGGNARTHARKRTRSRSRSRSPTNSPKRKDRRSPKTRTRSSSLSPSPSHKPGKPRRVRGDEPDHGKPSREDRLMPKKNQSESRRSKRPQEDRHSESRDSHSPRVHDGGGKETKDATHRWRSGWEENKHLKLQEDPHVKPGPQRHKPYNTPTRPTTPRTPKHRLSVDANLQIPEVLNSASKKDLLRRASKRLESGEISQEDFLNMAHQIKHFFQYQEEKQQHSESWDESGNFSKKQPLLTTPPSTQPRPHDGMDAAELSYYEHKSKLRKTQVTHRATGAEWEGEESAEEGEEAVQGEKTSSSRSIGHPPSHKYSRAPRDRQGERRSKEREEPRPPLGPMIEEYNHGKEFPTLKSLPGLRFRRRADPRESKRSEVRFWSCGVSGSRSVILQQGEREWNSPLTERQRYDEREEQKSGYDAPRRYGPPADSRHPDPRRSEVPPVSGTIVHRKCPSPAGLDPPAPRFERERLSPLHQKESAEVSPIPRFESPNSEHSDDGPLNLDAPPPHPHAPPPPKSILKAPARGGPLSSVRQHSDSPGHTPPHEGGHHATRYDGPAHMGPSRPHPPGWYEGGSSGRYDDSSQFDGPHHQGPGRFDGGGPPHHNMPERFDGSGRHMSHGPLRGGDGMGQFDGPPHPQGPGRFEGPIGQQPPARFEVQGPGPGHFEGPMQRFSNMAPGPRSGPMGFQQQRPMRFEGPPNQMRFEGPGPMRFDGPIQPGPRFDMPSVPHQGGPPLYESTPGQQGPLRFAPQHNLQPPMRPMAPPIYENPIAPQQNFNMAPQHFPEPMNPQFPAGPMAFPAQPNLQQAGNFNMPFNQPTPAPFYSTAAPTVGLQQSVNMMVNQPFLPQNPVPFRQQTPQVATGENHFGQVDVNDLLSKLISNGIIKPSQPDAVMTPGTDTPTVAPAVPPVEEEDEEEQEPEVEEDDFPDLTSFNIEDMKQRYESVVTKLYSGNQCCLCSMRFTTAQTDMYADHLDWHFRQNHAGKVASKKVTHRRWYYSLRDWIEFEEIADLEERAKSQFFEKVNEEEVQKNQAAAKEKEFQSVKATKDQVGESCEICQEPFETYWVEEEEDWFLKNAIRVDDKNFHPSCFEDYKNTSSYIDVTPSPNKVLTDHPLSVFIKKEEEEEEDSSCAAAVKQEVEPEAVELPDVKKEEEEVEEEEKKEVLTDEVQSDQIKL is encoded by the exons ATGGACTGCCTGCTAATCAATGGTTGTGGTATCGATAAGGCTGATGTAGGTGTTCCTCGGTCGCTTAGCTCAAAGATGGACGACAAAGCGGCAAGGGAAGATGCCTGCCGAGAGTATCAGTCCTCCCTGGAAGACCTGACCTACAACAGCAAGCCGCACATCAACATGCTGACCATTCTGGCCGAGGAAAACCTCAACTTCGCCAAGGATATCGTCGCAATTATTGAAGCGCAAATAACTAAG GCCCCATCTGCCGAGAAGCTTCCAGTTTTGTACTTAGTGGATTCCATAGTGAAGAATGTTGGAGGAGAATACCTTGCAGTGTTTGCTAAAAACCTAATCACTTCATTTATATGTGTCTTTGAAAAG GTGGATGAAAACACTAGAAAGAGTCTGTTCAAGTTACGCTCTACGTGGGATGATGTGTTTCCTCTGAAGAAACTGTATGCGCTTGATGTCCGGGTCAACTCTGTGGACCCGGCCTGGCCTATCAAGCCGCTGCCGCCCACTGTCAACGCCAGCATTCATGTCAATCCCAAGTTTTTAAAACAG TCTGAGGAGGCATCCTCTCCACAGCCTGTCCCTGCCCCCacgccgccaccaccaccaccaccagcagcggTGGCggcaccaccaccagcagcagcaccgacGCCTACTCCCACTCCCACTCCGCAGCCGGTCCCTGCAGCGAACCAGTACAGCCTGACCCAGGAGCAGCTGATTCGGCAGCAGCTGCTggccaaacagaaacagcttctGGAGCTTCAGCAGAAGAAGATTGAGCTGGAACTGGAGCAGACGAAAGCTCAGCTT GCTGGTGCATTTGTGTTACCAACATCGACTCCAGTCTCGACTTCAGCATCGCCGAGCACAGCGCCAAAGCCCGTCAGCCAAACTGCTCCTGTTGTCCGACCCTGGATCCCTCCTCAGGCTCCTCAGACAGACACCAAGCCATCTACCAGAGACCCTCGCCTGAACCGCACTGGCCCCCCAGCTGCCTCCCACCCCAAAGAACAGGCTGCTGGGAAGAAAGCAGACACAACCACAACAGGAAGTCCTGCTCTGACACCTGAGAAACCCACCCGGTCAGATAAGGCCAGGACCCTGAGGAAAGAAGTAATAGAGGAAAAGCCCAAGTCCAAGTCTCCGTCTCCGATGGCCAAAAGTGTCCAGAGTAAAAAACAGATGGAAGCTGAGATTCAGAAGTCAGCCGACGGAACAAAGAAAGATCCTAGGTTGAGGAAACGTACACAGGATAAGAGCGGAGAGGCCAAAGACGATgagctgaaagagaagaaaaggtgCACTGacaagaaggagagggaggaggctgcACGGGGAGACCCTCAGAGGTTCACCAAAGGGAAGCTGGTGAATGGCTCAGTGACCAAACACGATCACGTGGAGTCCACAGAGAAGGGTGAGTTCAAGAGTGGAGGCAACGCCCGAACACATGCCAGGAAACGCACCCGCTCGCGGTCCAGGTCGCGGTCCCCCACCAACTCACCAAAGAGAAAGGACAGGAGGTCGCCCAAGACTAGAACCAGGAGCAGCTCCTTGTCCCCATCGCCCTCTCACAAACCTGGCAAGCCCAGGAGGGTCCGCGGAGATGAACCAGATCACGGCAAACCCAGCCGAGAGGACCGGCTCATGCCCAAAAAGAACCAGTCAGAGAGCAGGCGGTCTAAGAGACCACAGGAGGACCGGCACTCTGAATCTAGAGACTCTCATTCCCCAAGGGTCCACGACGGAGGCGGCAAGGAGACAAAGGATGCTACTCACCGCTGGAGGAGCGGCTGGGAGGAGAACAAACA TCTGAAGCTACAGGAGGACCCTCACGTGAAGCCTGGACCTCAGAGACACAAACCATACAACACCCCGACTCGCCCAACCACCCCCCGAACCCCAAAACATCGCCTCAGTGTGGATGCTAACCTGCAGATACCTGAAGTCCTCAACTCTGCTTCTAAGAAGGACCTGCTCAGGAGG gccaGTAAGCGTCTGGAGAGTGGCGAGATTTCCCAGGAGGACTTCCTGAACATGGCCCACCAGATAAAACATTTCTTCCAGTAtcaggaggagaagcagcagcactctgaGAGCTGGGACGAGTCGGGCAACTTTTCCAAGAAACAGCCGCTGCTGACCACACCCCCCTCCACCCAGCCCCGCCCTCATGATGGCATGGATGCGGCAGAGCTGTCCTACTACGAGCACAAATCCAAGCTGAGGAAGACTCAGGTCACCCACCGAGCCACTGGAGCAGAGTGGGAGGGCGAGGAGAGTGCAGAAGAGGGCGAAGAAGCTGTGCAGGGTGAGAAGACCAGCAGCAGCCGGAGCATTGGACACCCCCCGTCACATAAATACAGCCGGGCGCCACGGGACAGGCAAG GTGAAAGGCGGAGTAAAGAGCGAGAGGAACCTCGGCCTCCTCTTGGCCCTATGATTGAGGAGTATAACCACGGCAAAGAGTTTCCCACTCTGAAATCTCTACCGGGCCTTCGGTTCAGGAGGAGAGCGGACCCCAGAGAGTCCA agaggtcagaggtcaggttcTGGAGCTGCGGGGTGTCAGGGTCTCGATCAGTGATACTTCAGCAGG gtgagagagagtgGAACTCTCCACTGACGGAGCGTCAACGTTACGACGAGCGTGAGGAGCAGAAGAGTGGCTACGATGCTCCACGGAGGTATGGCCCACCTGCCGACTCCAGACACCCCGATCCGCGAAGGTCGGAAGTACCCCCAGTATCTGGCACCATAGTTCACAGGAAATGTCCAAGCCCGGCTGGTCTGGACCCACCGGCCCCCAGGTTCGAGCGTGAGCGCCTCTCGCCTCTACACCAGAAAGAGTCGGCAGAGGTGAGCCCAATCCCGCGCTTTGAGAGCCCCAACAGTGAGCACTCTGACGACGGGCCTCTCAATCTGGATGCCCCACCTCCTCACCCTCATGCGCCCCCTCCCCCCAAATCCATCCTTAAGGCACCAGCCCGCGGTGGACCACTGTCTTCTGTCCGACAGCACAGCGACTCCCCAGGGCACACGCCACCTCATGAGGGAGGACACCACGCCACCCGATATGATGGGCCTGCACACATGGGTCCCTCCAGACCGCACCCTCCAGGGTGGTATGAAGGCGGTAGCTCCGGACGCTACGATGACTCATCCCAGTTTGACGGGCCTCACCACCAGGGTCCTGGCAGGTTCGATGGCGGCGGGCCACCTCATCACAACATGCCAGAGAGGTTTGATGGATCTGGACGCCACATGTCTCATGGTCCATTGAGAGGTGGAGATGGTATGGGGCAGTTTGATGGTCCGCCTCACCCTCAGGGTCCTGGGAGGTTTGAGGGTCCTATCGGACAGCAGCCTCCAGCGAGGTTTGAGGTGCAAGGGCCTGGACCGGGCCACTTTGAGGGGCCTATGCAGCGCTTTAGTAACATGGCTCCTGGTCCTAGATCTGGACCAATGGGCTTCCAGCAGCAGCGGCCCATGCGCTTTGAAGGGCCTCCAAACCAGATGAGGTTTGAGGGTCCTGGTCCCATGCGCTTCGATGGGCCCATCCAGCCAGGACCCAGGTTTGACATGCCCAGTGTGCCCCATCAGGGTGGGCCCCCACTCTATGAGTCCACCCCCGGACAGCAAGGACCCTTGAGATTTGCTCCCCAGCACAACCTACAGCCCCCTATGAGGCCAATGGCCCCACCCATCTATGAAAATCCCATCGCCCCCCAGCAGAACTTCAACATGGCCCCTCAGCATTTCCCAGAGCCCATGAACCCTCAGTTCCCTGCTGGGCCGATGGCGTTCCCAGCTCAGCCGAACCTGCAGCAGGCAGGAAACTTCAACATGCCCTTCAACCAACCGACCCCTGCCCCCTTCTACAGCACTGCTGCCCCCACCGTTGGCTTGCAGCAGTCG GTAAACATGATGGTCAACCAGCCCTTCCTGCCTCAGAACCCAGTGCCTTTCAGACAGCAGA CGCCGCAGGTTGCCACTGGAGAAAACCACTTCGGGCAGGTTGATGTCAATGACCTCCTTTCCAAACTGATATCCAACGGCATCATCAAACCCTCGCAGCCTGACGCCGTGATGACCCCTGGCACTG ACACTCCTACCGTGGCTCCAGCAGTTCcacctgtggaggaggaggacgaggaagagcaggagccagaggtggaggaggacgaTTTCCCAGATCTCACCAGCTTCAACATTGAAGACATGAAACA GCGTTACGAGAGTGTGGTGACCAAGTTGTACTCAGGGaaccagtgctgtctgtgcagcatGAGATTCACCACCGCTCAGACCGACATGTACGCTGACCACCTGGACTGGCACTTCAGGCAGAACCACGCCGGGAAGGTCgccagcaagaaggtcacacaCCGCCGCTGGTACTACAGCCTCAGg GACTGGATAGAGTTTGAGGAGATCGCCGACCTGGAGGAGCGAGCCAAGAGTCAGTTCTTTGAAAAGGTTAACGAGGAGGAGGTTCAGAAGAACCAGGCGGCTGCGAAGGAGAAAGAGTTCCAGAGTGTGAAAGCCACTAAGGACCAAGTGGGAGAG tCGTGTGAAATCTGTCAGGAGCCATTTGAGACGTactgggtggaggaggaagaggactgGTTCCTGAAGAACGCCATCAGGGTCGACGACAAG AACTTCCATCCCTCCTGCTTTGAAGATTATAAAAAT ACGTCGTCGTACATTGACGTCACGCCGTCGCCCAACAAGGTGCTCACTGATCATCCACTGAGCGTCTtcataaagaaagaagaagaagaggaggaagactcttcctgtgctgctgcagtcaaacaggaagtcGAGCCTGAGGCTGTTGAGCTTCCTGATgtgaaaaaagaggaggaggaggtggaggaggaggagaagaaggaggttTTAACAGACGAAGTGCAATCGGATCAAATTAAACTgtaa
- the pcf11 gene encoding pre-mRNA cleavage complex 2 protein Pcf11 isoform X2 — MDCLLINGCGIDKADVGVPRSLSSKMDDKAAREDACREYQSSLEDLTYNSKPHINMLTILAEENLNFAKDIVAIIEAQITKAPSAEKLPVLYLVDSIVKNVGGEYLAVFAKNLITSFICVFEKVDENTRKSLFKLRSTWDDVFPLKKLYALDVRVNSVDPAWPIKPLPPTVNASIHVNPKFLKQSEEASSPQPVPAPTPPPPPPPAAVAAPPPAAAPTPTPTPTPQPVPAANQYSLTQEQLIRQQLLAKQKQLLELQQKKIELELEQTKAQLAGAFVLPTSTPVSTSASPSTAPKPVSQTAPVVRPWIPPQAPQTDTKPSTRDPRLNRTGPPAASHPKEQAAGKKADTTTTGSPALTPEKPTRSDKARTLRKEVIEEKPKSKSPSPMAKSVQSKKQMEAEIQKSADGTKKDPRLRKRTQDKSGEAKDDELKEKKRCTDKKEREEAARGDPQRFTKGKLVNGSVTKHDHVESTEKGEFKSGGNARTHARKRTRSRSRSRSPTNSPKRKDRRSPKTRTRSSSLSPSPSHKPGKPRRVRGDEPDHGKPSREDRLMPKKNQSESRRSKRPQEDRHSESRDSHSPRVHDGGGKETKDATHRWRSGWEENKHLKLQEDPHVKPGPQRHKPYNTPTRPTTPRTPKHRLSVDANLQIPEVLNSASKKDLLRRASKRLESGEISQEDFLNMAHQIKHFFQYQEEKQQHSESWDESGNFSKKQPLLTTPPSTQPRPHDGMDAAELSYYEHKSKLRKTQVTHRATGAEWEGEESAEEGEEAVQGEKTSSSRSIGHPPSHKYSRAPRDRQGERRSKEREEPRPPLGPMIEEYNHGKEFPTLKSLPGLRFRRRADPRESSEREWNSPLTERQRYDEREEQKSGYDAPRRYGPPADSRHPDPRRSEVPPVSGTIVHRKCPSPAGLDPPAPRFERERLSPLHQKESAEVSPIPRFESPNSEHSDDGPLNLDAPPPHPHAPPPPKSILKAPARGGPLSSVRQHSDSPGHTPPHEGGHHATRYDGPAHMGPSRPHPPGWYEGGSSGRYDDSSQFDGPHHQGPGRFDGGGPPHHNMPERFDGSGRHMSHGPLRGGDGMGQFDGPPHPQGPGRFEGPIGQQPPARFEVQGPGPGHFEGPMQRFSNMAPGPRSGPMGFQQQRPMRFEGPPNQMRFEGPGPMRFDGPIQPGPRFDMPSVPHQGGPPLYESTPGQQGPLRFAPQHNLQPPMRPMAPPIYENPIAPQQNFNMAPQHFPEPMNPQFPAGPMAFPAQPNLQQAGNFNMPFNQPTPAPFYSTAAPTVGLQQSVNMMVNQPFLPQNPVPFRQQTPQVATGENHFGQVDVNDLLSKLISNGIIKPSQPDAVMTPGTDTPTVAPAVPPVEEEDEEEQEPEVEEDDFPDLTSFNIEDMKQRYESVVTKLYSGNQCCLCSMRFTTAQTDMYADHLDWHFRQNHAGKVASKKVTHRRWYYSLRDWIEFEEIADLEERAKSQFFEKVNEEEVQKNQAAAKEKEFQSVKATKDQVGESCEICQEPFETYWVEEEEDWFLKNAIRVDDKNFHPSCFEDYKNTSSYIDVTPSPNKVLTDHPLSVFIKKEEEEEEDSSCAAAVKQEVEPEAVELPDVKKEEEEVEEEEKKEVLTDEVQSDQIKL, encoded by the exons ATGGACTGCCTGCTAATCAATGGTTGTGGTATCGATAAGGCTGATGTAGGTGTTCCTCGGTCGCTTAGCTCAAAGATGGACGACAAAGCGGCAAGGGAAGATGCCTGCCGAGAGTATCAGTCCTCCCTGGAAGACCTGACCTACAACAGCAAGCCGCACATCAACATGCTGACCATTCTGGCCGAGGAAAACCTCAACTTCGCCAAGGATATCGTCGCAATTATTGAAGCGCAAATAACTAAG GCCCCATCTGCCGAGAAGCTTCCAGTTTTGTACTTAGTGGATTCCATAGTGAAGAATGTTGGAGGAGAATACCTTGCAGTGTTTGCTAAAAACCTAATCACTTCATTTATATGTGTCTTTGAAAAG GTGGATGAAAACACTAGAAAGAGTCTGTTCAAGTTACGCTCTACGTGGGATGATGTGTTTCCTCTGAAGAAACTGTATGCGCTTGATGTCCGGGTCAACTCTGTGGACCCGGCCTGGCCTATCAAGCCGCTGCCGCCCACTGTCAACGCCAGCATTCATGTCAATCCCAAGTTTTTAAAACAG TCTGAGGAGGCATCCTCTCCACAGCCTGTCCCTGCCCCCacgccgccaccaccaccaccaccagcagcggTGGCggcaccaccaccagcagcagcaccgacGCCTACTCCCACTCCCACTCCGCAGCCGGTCCCTGCAGCGAACCAGTACAGCCTGACCCAGGAGCAGCTGATTCGGCAGCAGCTGCTggccaaacagaaacagcttctGGAGCTTCAGCAGAAGAAGATTGAGCTGGAACTGGAGCAGACGAAAGCTCAGCTT GCTGGTGCATTTGTGTTACCAACATCGACTCCAGTCTCGACTTCAGCATCGCCGAGCACAGCGCCAAAGCCCGTCAGCCAAACTGCTCCTGTTGTCCGACCCTGGATCCCTCCTCAGGCTCCTCAGACAGACACCAAGCCATCTACCAGAGACCCTCGCCTGAACCGCACTGGCCCCCCAGCTGCCTCCCACCCCAAAGAACAGGCTGCTGGGAAGAAAGCAGACACAACCACAACAGGAAGTCCTGCTCTGACACCTGAGAAACCCACCCGGTCAGATAAGGCCAGGACCCTGAGGAAAGAAGTAATAGAGGAAAAGCCCAAGTCCAAGTCTCCGTCTCCGATGGCCAAAAGTGTCCAGAGTAAAAAACAGATGGAAGCTGAGATTCAGAAGTCAGCCGACGGAACAAAGAAAGATCCTAGGTTGAGGAAACGTACACAGGATAAGAGCGGAGAGGCCAAAGACGATgagctgaaagagaagaaaaggtgCACTGacaagaaggagagggaggaggctgcACGGGGAGACCCTCAGAGGTTCACCAAAGGGAAGCTGGTGAATGGCTCAGTGACCAAACACGATCACGTGGAGTCCACAGAGAAGGGTGAGTTCAAGAGTGGAGGCAACGCCCGAACACATGCCAGGAAACGCACCCGCTCGCGGTCCAGGTCGCGGTCCCCCACCAACTCACCAAAGAGAAAGGACAGGAGGTCGCCCAAGACTAGAACCAGGAGCAGCTCCTTGTCCCCATCGCCCTCTCACAAACCTGGCAAGCCCAGGAGGGTCCGCGGAGATGAACCAGATCACGGCAAACCCAGCCGAGAGGACCGGCTCATGCCCAAAAAGAACCAGTCAGAGAGCAGGCGGTCTAAGAGACCACAGGAGGACCGGCACTCTGAATCTAGAGACTCTCATTCCCCAAGGGTCCACGACGGAGGCGGCAAGGAGACAAAGGATGCTACTCACCGCTGGAGGAGCGGCTGGGAGGAGAACAAACA TCTGAAGCTACAGGAGGACCCTCACGTGAAGCCTGGACCTCAGAGACACAAACCATACAACACCCCGACTCGCCCAACCACCCCCCGAACCCCAAAACATCGCCTCAGTGTGGATGCTAACCTGCAGATACCTGAAGTCCTCAACTCTGCTTCTAAGAAGGACCTGCTCAGGAGG gccaGTAAGCGTCTGGAGAGTGGCGAGATTTCCCAGGAGGACTTCCTGAACATGGCCCACCAGATAAAACATTTCTTCCAGTAtcaggaggagaagcagcagcactctgaGAGCTGGGACGAGTCGGGCAACTTTTCCAAGAAACAGCCGCTGCTGACCACACCCCCCTCCACCCAGCCCCGCCCTCATGATGGCATGGATGCGGCAGAGCTGTCCTACTACGAGCACAAATCCAAGCTGAGGAAGACTCAGGTCACCCACCGAGCCACTGGAGCAGAGTGGGAGGGCGAGGAGAGTGCAGAAGAGGGCGAAGAAGCTGTGCAGGGTGAGAAGACCAGCAGCAGCCGGAGCATTGGACACCCCCCGTCACATAAATACAGCCGGGCGCCACGGGACAGGCAAG GTGAAAGGCGGAGTAAAGAGCGAGAGGAACCTCGGCCTCCTCTTGGCCCTATGATTGAGGAGTATAACCACGGCAAAGAGTTTCCCACTCTGAAATCTCTACCGGGCCTTCGGTTCAGGAGGAGAGCGGACCCCAGAGAGTCCA gtgagagagagtgGAACTCTCCACTGACGGAGCGTCAACGTTACGACGAGCGTGAGGAGCAGAAGAGTGGCTACGATGCTCCACGGAGGTATGGCCCACCTGCCGACTCCAGACACCCCGATCCGCGAAGGTCGGAAGTACCCCCAGTATCTGGCACCATAGTTCACAGGAAATGTCCAAGCCCGGCTGGTCTGGACCCACCGGCCCCCAGGTTCGAGCGTGAGCGCCTCTCGCCTCTACACCAGAAAGAGTCGGCAGAGGTGAGCCCAATCCCGCGCTTTGAGAGCCCCAACAGTGAGCACTCTGACGACGGGCCTCTCAATCTGGATGCCCCACCTCCTCACCCTCATGCGCCCCCTCCCCCCAAATCCATCCTTAAGGCACCAGCCCGCGGTGGACCACTGTCTTCTGTCCGACAGCACAGCGACTCCCCAGGGCACACGCCACCTCATGAGGGAGGACACCACGCCACCCGATATGATGGGCCTGCACACATGGGTCCCTCCAGACCGCACCCTCCAGGGTGGTATGAAGGCGGTAGCTCCGGACGCTACGATGACTCATCCCAGTTTGACGGGCCTCACCACCAGGGTCCTGGCAGGTTCGATGGCGGCGGGCCACCTCATCACAACATGCCAGAGAGGTTTGATGGATCTGGACGCCACATGTCTCATGGTCCATTGAGAGGTGGAGATGGTATGGGGCAGTTTGATGGTCCGCCTCACCCTCAGGGTCCTGGGAGGTTTGAGGGTCCTATCGGACAGCAGCCTCCAGCGAGGTTTGAGGTGCAAGGGCCTGGACCGGGCCACTTTGAGGGGCCTATGCAGCGCTTTAGTAACATGGCTCCTGGTCCTAGATCTGGACCAATGGGCTTCCAGCAGCAGCGGCCCATGCGCTTTGAAGGGCCTCCAAACCAGATGAGGTTTGAGGGTCCTGGTCCCATGCGCTTCGATGGGCCCATCCAGCCAGGACCCAGGTTTGACATGCCCAGTGTGCCCCATCAGGGTGGGCCCCCACTCTATGAGTCCACCCCCGGACAGCAAGGACCCTTGAGATTTGCTCCCCAGCACAACCTACAGCCCCCTATGAGGCCAATGGCCCCACCCATCTATGAAAATCCCATCGCCCCCCAGCAGAACTTCAACATGGCCCCTCAGCATTTCCCAGAGCCCATGAACCCTCAGTTCCCTGCTGGGCCGATGGCGTTCCCAGCTCAGCCGAACCTGCAGCAGGCAGGAAACTTCAACATGCCCTTCAACCAACCGACCCCTGCCCCCTTCTACAGCACTGCTGCCCCCACCGTTGGCTTGCAGCAGTCG GTAAACATGATGGTCAACCAGCCCTTCCTGCCTCAGAACCCAGTGCCTTTCAGACAGCAGA CGCCGCAGGTTGCCACTGGAGAAAACCACTTCGGGCAGGTTGATGTCAATGACCTCCTTTCCAAACTGATATCCAACGGCATCATCAAACCCTCGCAGCCTGACGCCGTGATGACCCCTGGCACTG ACACTCCTACCGTGGCTCCAGCAGTTCcacctgtggaggaggaggacgaggaagagcaggagccagaggtggaggaggacgaTTTCCCAGATCTCACCAGCTTCAACATTGAAGACATGAAACA GCGTTACGAGAGTGTGGTGACCAAGTTGTACTCAGGGaaccagtgctgtctgtgcagcatGAGATTCACCACCGCTCAGACCGACATGTACGCTGACCACCTGGACTGGCACTTCAGGCAGAACCACGCCGGGAAGGTCgccagcaagaaggtcacacaCCGCCGCTGGTACTACAGCCTCAGg GACTGGATAGAGTTTGAGGAGATCGCCGACCTGGAGGAGCGAGCCAAGAGTCAGTTCTTTGAAAAGGTTAACGAGGAGGAGGTTCAGAAGAACCAGGCGGCTGCGAAGGAGAAAGAGTTCCAGAGTGTGAAAGCCACTAAGGACCAAGTGGGAGAG tCGTGTGAAATCTGTCAGGAGCCATTTGAGACGTactgggtggaggaggaagaggactgGTTCCTGAAGAACGCCATCAGGGTCGACGACAAG AACTTCCATCCCTCCTGCTTTGAAGATTATAAAAAT ACGTCGTCGTACATTGACGTCACGCCGTCGCCCAACAAGGTGCTCACTGATCATCCACTGAGCGTCTtcataaagaaagaagaagaagaggaggaagactcttcctgtgctgctgcagtcaaacaggaagtcGAGCCTGAGGCTGTTGAGCTTCCTGATgtgaaaaaagaggaggaggaggtggaggaggaggagaagaaggaggttTTAACAGACGAAGTGCAATCGGATCAAATTAAACTgtaa